Within bacterium, the genomic segment TGTCCGCGGCCTGCTCGAGTTCCTCAAAGGACTGGAGCCGGTGGAGTTGCCGGCGGAGGAAGTGACCGCGCAGATGAGGCGGCACCTGGGCGGCAATGCCCAATTGCCAATTCCCAGTTCCTAACGAATCACCAGTGAGGAGAAATGGCCGGGGACGGCTTGATTCACGGCGGCATGGCGCTAGAATCCGCAACTGTGAATGGGCCGAAACCGAAGACCGCACGGTTTGACCTCGAAGAGCGAACCGCGAAGTTCGGCTCCGACATCATACGTTTTGCGAAAACCATCCCCGACACACCGGTAGCGCGGCCGCTGGTCTCGCAACTGGTACGGGCCGCGACCAGCGTCGGTGCCAACTACTGTGAAGCGGACGATGCGGAATCTCGAAAGGACTTCCTGCACAAGTTGGGAATCTGCAGGAAGGAGGCGCACGAGACCAAGCACTGGCTGAGGATGGTCGTGGTTGCTGCTCCTGAGCTTCGGGCAGAGGGCCGCGCGCTCTGGCGGGAAGCACGCGAACTGAACCTCATCTTCAACGCCATCATTCGGAACACTCGCGCGAAATCAGCCGATGACGCCGAGTAGGACACGTCCATTGCTCGTTGCGTCATTGGTGCATTCGTTAGGAATTAGGAATTGGGCATTGGTTA encodes:
- a CDS encoding four helix bundle protein, translated to MNGPKPKTARFDLEERTAKFGSDIIRFAKTIPDTPVARPLVSQLVRAATSVGANYCEADDAESRKDFLHKLGICRKEAHETKHWLRMVVVAAPELRAEGRALWREARELNLIFNAIIRNTRAKSADDAE